From Dermacentor albipictus isolate Rhodes 1998 colony chromosome 8, USDA_Dalb.pri_finalv2, whole genome shotgun sequence:
GAGTCTCCGTGTTGAACACATTTTCCTCATTATTAACACTGCATCGCGTCATTTTCGTATTATAGCATCTTTGTCATAATTGGCATGACCACTATTCGAGAAATAGAAACAGAAAATCATTTATATTTACTAATGATTCATTATGAATAGTACTGATGAATAAATTACCATGAAGAAAGAAGTTTATATTACGTTTCCAATGATAACCAAGACCAATCCCCCCTCGCGGGTATGTGTCAAAATTTGAAAGAAGAAGTGTACTTGTGGTGCAGACGCCTAAAGCGTCGGGTTGCACTCCTCGATGgtcccttgtgacgtgggtttgTTTTTGCCAAGCATCGGACAATATTATAGGACATTTcacgtcattgtagagcggcacatttcCAGCCGCGCAtacccagttacccaagttgacGGTCAAAGACGCTCATTGAGGACCGGCACAGACCGACTGGCACCTAGCCAGTGCTCTATAGccatgttggcgtgaaagagTTTCGTTGAATAGCGGCACCTATGTACACATTTCCATATACTCAGCGACCCAAGTTAGTCCGACGGTCGGTATGGAAAcctggggctctataacgtaaaactattccaaacttttctaattctgcaatgagccctctgcaattggtcaaaaacttttttgaaccgcctccacttcacctctctgtcacgcgacgtaacgAAAACCGCggtacctccccatctgatacgatgtgtacacactgattacgcatgatttgactgaacaaaagaaaaatagttatttttatTAGACGCCTTTTcgcattagccctcggctatttgtcaaaagttttcaggctgcacctactccacctgcctgtcacgcgacgtcaaaaaaccgcaaTAATTCACCGCGTtaatgtgacgtgtacgcgttaaagacgcattaatatgccgaacaaaactgaactttcttctgtatagccgcaggctgccccgttccgcaAGGAATAAAAGagggctgccgccgatcgctcaggcactggttactcgcacctgccagataccatgggtttatttgcgtataataaacgtttttgcatggccgtgtaacgttttcgagcactttcggcacgtttgcgaaaTGGTTCTGGCAACTaatctttgctgaggatccgttttagcgtcattacCCAGCTTCCTTTGcaagccgccgcgattttcgaccagccaccacgagataagtaaaggaaagcggaccaatcgctgacgccggcaccaccctcttcatcctgttatgGATTTCcattgcagtggctcggcccatcgaattcctctccactttaGCTTGTCCTCACCTcgtatcagccaattagataagacaagccactcagtgtaggcaatgatattcgtttttcaagccaacaaaagttacctcctatgaacgaggtgagtgtttcattggtctgttcagacaaccatgcgggtggccgcccggtgcttgcgtcggcggttacgtaaatttgacgtcagaagattggaataacaacatattggaatagttttacgttatagggcccttgtaCACCCAGCACAGCAACCCGATTCGCTGCCTATTTGACCACTGATTACCCAGTGACCTAGGAAGGCTGGAAAACGGTTAAATATAATATACAAACGCAGATAGATAGCTGGCCCTCCGGAAAATCCATGaagcaccctaagaatgctaacgaaATAAAAGGCAACAGTCGGTACATTTGGCCGTCCGGACCACGATAATTCAGGACACGGGTCATTTGCGCGAAAGTGTGGATTGTTTTGCCGAATTCGGGACGGTTGGCGACCTTATCTGACGATCATGTCTGCAAATAATCAAAGGGCTGCACTCCATGGAAACAGCTTTAATTTTCAAGACACGCCCTCGAGCCCTTCCTCTCGAGGGAGCAGCCGCATGCAGCCAAAGGATCAGTCACATGCACACATGTCTCCATGTAAGACTCGCCGCCTACCGCAACATCGATTATGGCACGTGACCATTGCAAATATTCCAATGTAGAACGCGTCATACGAGGGCTGGTAGTGCGCGAAGCGGGAAGAGGAGGAAGAGATGAaataagaaaaagagaaaatggCCTCGCGAGGTATGCGTGACAAGTTCGCTGTACTGCGATGAGGAAGAACACAAGCAAGGATTGTTGCTTGCGGACGCTACTACAGTGAGAAGGAGAGATAGTATATAATTGGTATTGAAGCTCACCCCCTGGTAGTATGATAACGTGACAGTTCAATTTCTCCTGCTTGCACCAAtattgaaccaatttgaaaatttCTCGCGGCAAGACGCCCCCTAAACAGCGCTCTACAACTTCAAGTGTCTGACGACATCTTGAAATGGAGCCTGCTGAGATACCCTTTAAAAAATGCTTAGTTTTATACTGTTGTAGAAGCGTGCAAAGCATAGCGGAATGGCACCCTAGAAGCTTATAAGAGAATTTTGTTAAATTTTTCGCAGGCCCTTGACAACGGTAATGCCACTGTAACAGGGTACCAATACCAATCGCGCAAGATTACCGTCCGATGGGGCAGCGTCGATCACAAAAGCGCCACCTGCCAAATGGCGATCAAGGAATTGGTCAACAAAACGGACGAACACATCATCCGCGAGCTCAAGGTCTCGCCGTGCACGCAGACTCCTCTGGTGAAGTCGTGCCCGGACAGCTACAACAACGCGGAAGTGAGACGAAAGTGCCACAGCTACACGAGCACGCTGGAGGACAGCGCCAACATGCGCGTCTACAAAAACCTGCACTGCGCCATCTGCAATAAGCGCAAGTTAAGTAAACTGAGCTGCAGCCTTAAAGCACAGCTTGGGCCTCCGACCAGACCTCCGGGATATTCGGGCGCTTCCTACGCCGTGGTCTTAGACTTCAGCAACTGGCAGACGTCCGTCATGTCGGCCGCACCGACCAAGAACGTCTGCGGTCGCGACGAGATTCACGAACCGGTGGGGAACCGGTGCGTGCCGTCCGCCTGCCCGACCGACGTGTGCGTCCGCCGCGACGACTGCCAGTGGACTCGCCTCCGCCGCGACAAAGTCAGGGTGCGCGACGACTCGACCCTGCTTCCGAGTCCAGACTCCGAGGTGGAGCTCAGGCCGGACCGTTGGCACATGGACGGACCAGACGCCGTGATGGCCTGCATGTCTCCTCCGCAGGCGGACTTCAGCGCGGCCCTGAGGCCGGAGGGCTTCGAGAACGTGCTCTCCACCGCGCTGCTTCTCATTTCCGTGCTGTGTCTGGTGCTTCACGTGGTGGCGTACGCACTCGTCCCCAAGCTTCGAACCGGTCCCTCGCGGCTGGTGCTGTGCCTCGCGATGTCGGTGCTCGTGGCGCAGGGCAGCTTCGTGGTTGGTGGAATGTTCCTGGCGTCCGGCTCGACGCTGTGCAGCGCGTTCGCCGTGGTGTCCCACGCCGCTCACCTGGCGGCGTTTTTCTGGATGAACGTGATGGCGATGGACGTGCAGCGGACGTTCCGCAGGGGAGCGGGCGGCAGTTCGCGCGCCGCCAGCGCATTCCTGTCGTACTCGGCGTACGCGTGGCTCGCCCCGGCGCTCCTCGTGGCCGCGGCGTCGACGCTCCAGTATCTCGAGCCGGAGTCCGCGTGGAGCCCTTCGTACGGCACGCCGTACTGCTGGATCAATCGACCACTCAGCCTGATTGCGTTCTTCGGTGCGCCCGTGCTCCTGTTGCTTCTGGCCAACACTGCCTTCTTCCTCCTCACGGCGCGTAGTATTCACCTCACCACTAAACAGGTAAGCGAATGCTTCGTGCTGCGTTGTAGCATGTTGCTGTTTTTTTAGGCAGTTCACGCTACAGCACAGCTTACTTGCATGTTAAATTACACGCAGACATCCGACAAGGTTTCTGGCACGGCGAGGTCCTGGGAGAACTGTAAAAGTATGCTAGTGTCTCTCTGGAAATTAACTGTGTCATGATCCGTCTCCAAATATCCGTCAGTGCCGATATTACATTTTGAATTTTGACACTTAGTTACGATACCTGCAAATAGGTACGCGGCCACTCGATCATCATTTTCACATCGCTCAAGGTTTTACGAACAAATTCGCCGGCAGCACATGCCTCGAACACACGAATTAATTTCTATGGTAATGTCCCGGTTCTTCATAATGAACAAGGTACCCCAAAATGCTTGTAAAGAGCCAGAGGCACACGTGACTCCACAACGATAGAAGTATGTAACTTGGGACTGCTATTGTATGAAAGACGATATGAAGGAGCTTGGTAGAATTCCACAGATATTTAGCATTGCATAGGCTATCAGCACAAATCCATACGTTCATGCACCTGCCGCGCCATAAAGTGTAGAACGAATGTGCTGTATACTGACATATATAGATACAGGCATCCAGTAGGACGACAACAGTGAGGTATCTGCACATCTTCGCAACCACCTTCGGTGGTGGAACAACGCTCGTTCTGGTGTTTCTACTGTCTTCCCGGGTGTACGTCCGCAGCTGGTGTAACAGAAGCTCCAGGAAGCCACAGAAAGTGGAAAAGGCATCACCCGTGTTTTACTGCTCGCTATGCAGACAAAGTAAATATAGGACTATATTGCAACATTTCCGAATGCTGGACGCCTTTGTGTCAGTTGATATTTGACAAGCGGCAGCGCTAACTCGAGGAGAACGAAGAGCATCACAGCATGAGCGCTGACTCTCAAATAAAtgtttatttgaaagcgacacaAAATCGAGACCTTCGTTGCACCCGGTTGATTATTGCTGCACATGTAAGTTATGTTATCGTATTCAGGTTCCCGTTTGGTTATATATTCATGCCGCTTTCAAGCAAACTTTTAGTTGAATGTCAGCGCTTGCGTTGTTGTCTTCGTTTCTGCCGAGCGAGCGCTGCTGCTTCTGAAATATGGACTATAGTTCGCCATAAGTACGTTTGGGTTTGCTAAATGCGGAGAACACTTGAAGATATGCGACAGGCTAAAGCTCAGTTAGGCTACGCCTCGCTTGAATTTGTGTAAGGCCTATTCTCGGCGTACTTACGGGGACTTTTTAAATGGGAAGCTTTTATTTGCGCACGTCGCCGGACTCTACGACCGTGGCTGTAGCCTGGCTGTTCCCTTGCCGAACAgaccaaccaatcacagcgcagTACGCGCACCGCGTATGCCGCTGGGTTGCTTGtgacaccagatggcgctcgcatccTCGGCAGTGCAAGCGcgagcgaaaaacaaaaaaaatcagaagctcaccttcgtgcatccGCGGGTGCATGGTAATcaggaagtaaacgcttcttgcggatagaatggattcgaattgcgctGCGTACGTATGCGCACGAAGGCTCTGAAACCATGATGCTTTCAAGGAGTCCGACGTACTCGCTAATAATGCGGTGTACtggaatggggcagtgtgtcGTCCGCACAGCAAAACAATAGCAGAACCGGGGACGCTCATGCAATGACGCCACCAGCAGGCCGCTGCGATCGACCGGCGTGCCTAACGCGCGAAATTTAAACATGTGCAGAACTTTCTGCATTTACGAACTAAAACGCTCTCAAAACAATTCCAATtaacataattcacaaaaaataaacactacAAAGTGTTAGAATATATCAAAACGGCGTCTAAGCTTGTACGTTTCCAACCACATatcatgcagtgttcctgatcGTCTGCTCAGCGTTTCGGTTGCAGATGACAAACAAACAGTCGTCTACTCGTTGCGTTGGGTAAGCACGCATATGTTTCTAGTATTTCGAAACACACGACGATAATAACCCCGGAAGGAGCACCCGCACTGTGCCTGGTGGGTTGCTTGTGATTCCTTTCAAGTTGCATCAGCCAGGAAGGCGGTTGCCAggcttcactgaaaaaaaaatgcccacgcacatacacacacacacagagagataTTTAAGAATGCAGCACTTCGCGCGCACTTAAAGAAGCTCAAACGCGGCAGGAAAAACCACACCAAGCAATCAGCGAGCTCCGTACGTACATGCATAACCTCCTCGACCACCATAAATGCCAACCCGGAGGCCTTGTGTTGCACCATTATTTTTCCTGTTGCCAGCTATGACTCCAAGCTTCAGCGACAGGTGGCACTGCAGTAGACCGGCGTGCTCCAGCACTTCAGCGGACGACACACTACCCTATTCCAGTACAC
This genomic window contains:
- the LOC135910199 gene encoding uncharacterized protein: MAATATVRGFGVGRIATTAAATVAVVRILLAGFVLASAEAYLLAMEPPPQAITPDLLLAERVAAGLNATQCTDSCDPDLEPKMCACRSPQECSQTGDCCADRFLGEVARPRIACVPAVSYRELMAVVRCPEAWSPADERDDETKARCERANPRRFDLTYLDDLPVLSRQSGTLYRNVYCASCNGDTRDLRSWTLVVECTPKEASEALDNGNATVTGYQYQSRKITVRWGSVDHKSATCQMAIKELVNKTDEHIIRELKVSPCTQTPLVKSCPDSYNNAEVRRKCHSYTSTLEDSANMRVYKNLHCAICNKRKLSKLSCSLKAQLGPPTRPPGYSGASYAVVLDFSNWQTSVMSAAPTKNVCGRDEIHEPVGNRCVPSACPTDVCVRRDDCQWTRLRRDKVRVRDDSTLLPSPDSEVELRPDRWHMDGPDAVMACMSPPQADFSAALRPEGFENVLSTALLLISVLCLVLHVVAYALVPKLRTGPSRLVLCLAMSVLVAQGSFVVGGMFLASGSTLCSAFAVVSHAAHLAAFFWMNVMAMDVQRTFRRGAGGSSRAASAFLSYSAYAWLAPALLVAAASTLQYLEPESAWSPSYGTPYCWINRPLSLIAFFGAPVLLLLLANTAFFLLTARSIHLTTKQTKVARRSVSSGGVSGASGERGRLALYVKLAMVFGLTWVFGFAAALTGVQALWYPFIVLCSLQGAFIFLAFTFKRSVLRMVRDRLCSKEADRRRRRRSTSTTLTALHSTLSASSSALASVATGRAMPAQTASPKGVQKPLLRRT